From one Vanessa tameamea isolate UH-Manoa-2023 chromosome 9, ilVanTame1 primary haplotype, whole genome shotgun sequence genomic stretch:
- the LOC135193431 gene encoding serine/arginine-rich splicing factor 11-like — translation MALFDSGDFSPNKLSSFKAGSSPLEEHRRVQGRSLLRFFVGRLKRIVSRVEPLQVQVRVGKERYSRRRSRVVRERRVDKERYSRRRSRVVRERRVGKERYSRRRSRVVRERRVGKERYSRRRSRVVRERRVGKERYSRRRSRVVRERRVGKERYSRRRSRVVRERRVGKERYSRRRSRVVRERRVGKERYSRRRSRVVRERRVGKERYSRRRSRVVRERRVGKERYSRRRSRVVRERRVGKERYSRRRSRVVRERRVGKERYSRRRSRVVRERRVGKERYSRRRSRVVRERRVGKERYSRRRSRVVRERRVGAVLTQTVTSGARAARR, via the exons TCTTCTGCGGTTTTTCGTGGGCCGACTTAAACGAATAGTTTCAAGAGTAGAACCCTTACAGGTGCAAGTGCGCGTCGGTAAGGAGCGGTACTCACGCAGACGGTCACGAGTGGTGCGCGAGCGGCGCGTCGATAAGGAGCGGTACTCACGCAGACGGTCACGAGTGGTGCGCGAGCGGCGCGTCGGTAAGGAGCGGTACTCACGCAGACGGTCACGAGTGGTGCGCGAGCGGCGCGTCGGTAAGGAGCGGTACTCACGCAGACGGTCACGAGTGGTGCGCGAGCGGCGCGTCGGTAAGGAGCGGTACTCACGCAGACGGTCACGAGTGGTGCGCGAGCGGCGCGTCGGTAAGGAGCGGTACTCACGCAGACGGTCACGAGTGGTGCGCGAGCGGCGCGTCGGTAAGGAGCGGTACTCACGCAGACGGTCACGAGTGGTGCGCGAGCGGCGCGTCGGTAAGGAGCGGTACTCACGCAGACGGTCACGAGTGGTGCGCGAGCGGCGCGTCGGTAAGGAGCGGTACTCACGCAGACGGTCACGAGTGGTGCGCGAGCGGCGCGTCGGTAAGGAGCGGTACTCACGCAGACGGTCACGAGTGGTGCGCGAGCGGCGCGTCGGTAAGGAGCGGTACTCACGCAGACGGTCACGAGTGGTGCGCGAGCGGCGCGTCGGTAAGGAGCGGTACTCACGCAGACGGTCACGAGTGGTGCGCGAGCGGCGCGTCGGTAAGGAGCGGTACTCACGCAGACGGTCACGAGTGGTGCGCGAGCGGCGCGTCGGTAAGGAGCGGTACTCACGCAGACGGTCACGAGTGGTGCGCGAGCGGCGCGTCG GAGCGGTACTCACGCAGACGGTCACGAGTGGTGCGCGAGCGGCGCGTCGGTAA